A window of Limosilactobacillus reuteri genomic DNA:
AATGCTGAAGCTACTAAGACGATTGAAAAATTACAACAAGAGATACAGCAATTGCAACAAACAGTAAAACAGTTGCAGAATACGCCGATAAAGGCTAATCGACCATCACCTCGGCAACAAAATGAGCAACCACGAGTACAACAAAAGAAAGTGCAGGTTAATCTCAATAAGATTTACCCAGTGTTAGAAAATGCGACTCGTCAAGATTTAATAAATGTTCGTGAGTTATGGGGAGATATGTTGAACCTATTGTCGGTGCCACAGCGGTCCTTACTTCACGTTTCACAACCGGTTGCCGCTAGTGCCGTGGGAATAATTGTTGCTTTTGATTATCCGTTCTTATTCCAGCAAGCCGCTGATGATACAACGTTGTTAAAGAATATGGAAAGTGCTTTGCAACGTTTAACTGGGAATGAACGGCAAGTTGTTTTTGTACCTAAGGATAAGTGGCCAAAAATTCGGCAAGATTTTATTAAAGATCATGGTTTTAGTAAGAATCAGCAAAAGCCGCAGCCTACTAAACAAAAGCCACAAACTACTGAAGGAAGCGGGCAAACTCCTGTGGCCACACCGGCACCAATGGAAGAACCACTGCTACCACCAGAAGATGAAGCACTGACTGAAGAAACGTCACCTCAAGAAGATAACCAAGTAGCAACAGCACAGAAGCTATTTGGTAGTGATATTGTTAAAGTAGAAGATAATTAAGAAAAAGGATGGATGATGATATTATGATGCGTGGAATGAATATGCAACAAATGATGAAGCAAGCTAAGGCAATGCAAAAGAAAATGATGGCTGAACATGAAGAACTTGCTAAACAGGAATTTGTTGGAAAAGCACCAGATGATATGGTAACTGCTACATTTAGCGGGGATAATCAATTAATTGACTTAAAGATTAAGCCAGAAGCAGTTGATCCAGATGATATTGATATGCTTCAAGACTTGGTAATTGCTGCTGTGAAAGACGGAATGAAACAAGTCAATGATGCTACTCAACAAAAGCTTGGTAAATATACGCAAGGTATGGGGTTGTAAAAAGTGATCCAATATCCAGAACCATTAGCGAAATTAATTGAAAGCTATACTAAGTTGCCAGGAATCGGGCAAAAGACTGCAACTCGCCTGGCATTCTATACTTTGAGTATGCAAGAAGACGATGTAACAAACTTTGCTAAATCCCTTCTGTCTGCTAAAAGGGACCTTCATAACTGTAGTATTTGTGGCAATATTACCGAAGACGACCCTTGTCCAATTTGTTGCGATAAGACCCGTGATCATTCGCAAATTCTAGTTGTTGAGCAGTCACAAGACGTTATGGCAATGGAACGGATGCATGAATACCATGGTTTATACCATGTCCTTCATGGAGTTATTTCTCCAGTTGCAGGAACAGGCCCAGAAGATATTAATATTACAAGTTTACTTAAACGACTAAAGAAAGATGATGAAGTAAAGGAAATTATTATTGCAACGAATGCTTCATCTGATGGTGAGTTGACGGCTGGTTACCTCGCTAAGCTAATTAAGCCTGCGGGAATTAAAGTTACTCGGTTGGCGCATGGGTTATCAGTTGGCGCTGATATTGACTATGCTGATGAGATGACATTATTCAAAGCAGTGCAAGGGCGAACGGAGATGTAAGAAAATGTTTTTTAAGCGGCCGACCAAAGAGGTAGAACGTGAACGAAACCAACGTCTGCTAGAAGCAGTATACTCTACGAAGGCTAGTTGGGATCATGCACGTGAAACTGAACGGGCAGTATATGAAGCAAACGTTAATAGTGAACTTCATTATCGTTCCCGGATTCAAGAGCAGAAATTTTTATACCTATATAAAATTGCTCGCAAATTTAAAGTTCACGGGAAATTAAATGATGGAGTAATTGATCGCTAGGAGAGAGAAATGGACGGTAAATTTATATCATTTGAAGGACCAGATGGCGCGGGTAAGACAAGTGTAATCCAACAGATCCAACGGGAATTGGAAGATCAGCTTGGCACAGAAAAAGTTATGTATACTCGTGAACCGGGTGGTAATAAGATCTCTGAGCAAATTCGCCAGGTACTGTTTGATGGTCAAAATACCGATATGGATGGGCGGACAGAAGCATTGCTTTTTGCTGCTGCTCGTCGGCAACACATTGTTTCAGAAATAATTCCGGGGCTGAAAGCAGGGAAAGTTATTCTGTGTGATCGCTTTGTGGATAGTTCCATTGCTTACCAGGGAGCTGGCCGGGGCCTTGGAGAAAAAGAAATTTGGCAAATTAATCAGTTTGCGATTGATGGGCTAATGCCGGCGTTGACAATTTATCTTGATATTGAATCGGAAATTGGCTTAAAACGGATTGCTGAGCATCGTTCTAATCAAGTTAATCGATTAGATGAAGAAAAGCTTGAATTTCATCGAACTGTTCGTCAATCTTATTTAAAACTCTACCAGAATTATCCAGAACGCATAAAGTTGATTGATGCAAGCCAGCCATTGGAAAAAGTGATTGAGGATGTAAAAGCAACAATTCATGACCGGTTTTCAGATTTGTTTTAATAAAAAAGGGTGATTAATAATGAAAATGATTATTGCAATTGTTCAATCAAAAGATAGCAATCGTTTACGAAAAGCATTTAATAAAGCTGATATTCAAGTTACTCAATTATCAACAACTGGTGGCTTTCTTCGTGAAGGAAACGCGACATTTTTAATTGGGATTGAGGATGAACGTGTTCAAGAGGTATTATCAGTAATTAAAAAGAATGCTGAATCACGTGAACAATACGTTACATCGCAAATGCATATGGATGTTGAAGGCGGTTCGGCATTTCCTGTCAACGTAAAGATTGGTGGGGCAACTGTCTTTGTCTTACCAGTAGAAGACTTCATTAAATTTTAAGTAGGTGAAGATGGGTGGTTGAACAGGGACAAACACGTGCAGAAAAATTACAACCAGCAATAATTACTCGTTTTCAAAAAATATTATCAAATAATGAGCTTGCTCATGCTTATCTGTTTGTTGGGCCAAGTGGTTCAGGAAAAATGTCTCTTGTCCAATGGTTATCATTACGGTTATTTTGTCTTCATCCCCAGGACAATGAACCAGACTTAACCTGTGCCGAGTGTCAGCGAATTTTATCTGGAAACCATCCTGACATTGTCTATGCTGCTCCAGAAGGTCGCCAAATAAAGGTTGATGAGATTCGCCACTTAAAAGCAGAGTTTTCTAAGAGTGCGGTAGAAGGCAATAAGAAAATTTTTATTATTAAAGATGCTGATAAAATGACAAACGGTGCAGCAAATAGTCTTCTTAAGTTTATTGAAGAACCAGGAGCTGGCGTTTATATCTTTATGCTAACGACTAATAAAAGTGCTGTCTTACCAACGATTCGATCACGAACACAGGTGATTGAACTACCACCATTAAAACGAGATGCATTGTTAACAGTTTTAACTGAACATAATATTCCACCATCTCAACAACAGATTGCTGTTGGGATTACAGATTCCGTCGTAATGATTGAACAATGGCAAGAAGATAATTGGTTTGAGAGTGCGATCAAAGGAGTCATTCAGTGGTATCAAGATACAACTAGAAATGGGATGCTAGGCTTTGTAGATGTTCAGACAAATCTGCAAAAAGTAGCTACCGACCGCGATAAACAGCAAGTAGTTTTGGACCTAATTACCTTAATTTGGCGTGATACTCTAATAGTAAATTCGGGAATTACAGTTACCAATCGTCTTCACTTTAATAATAATTTAAGGGAAATAGGAGAAGTAGTTAGAAAATATTCTCCTCAACAATTGTTAGCAGCTAGTCAGTTAACGTTAGAGACTCGTCACATGTTAGAACAAAATATTAGTTTTCAAAATATTGTTGAACAATTAACGATTCGGCTTGTGCAGGTTTTAGGCATTAGTTAGGGGCGAAAAGATGAGTGAAGAATATAGTTCAGATAATCTTTATGAACAATTTGCGCAGGTGAAGAACCAGACTCAGGACTTGGTTGATAAAATGGAACAGTTGCAGGCAAAAATTATTGCTATTTCTGAGGAAAATGTGGAACTTTCAATTGAAAACAAGCATTTACGTCAGATGATTAAAGAAAAGCAGCCACATCATAGTGAAAATCAATTATCTGGATCACGACAAAATCTAAAAGAACTTTACCAACAGGGATTTCATGTTTGTAGTGAGTACTATGGTAAACGCCTTGAGCCTAATGAATCTTGTACTTTTTGTTTAGATGCAATATTTGGACATGAACAAGGAATGACAAAATAGGAGATAGTATGCAGCAAATTAGTAGTTTTAATGATCATCAATCAGGAAGCTTATATTTGGTTCCAACACCAATTGGAAATTTAGATGATATGACTTTCCGTGCAATTAAAACCTTAAAAGAAGTGGATCTGATTGCTGCTGAAGATACGCGTCATACTCAGCAACTATTAAACCATTTTGATATATCAACCCGTCAAATTAGTTTTCATGAGCATAATACTGAACAACGTGTTCCAGAATTAATTGCGAAATTAAAAGCTGGTTATTCGATTGCCCAGTGCAGTGATGCAGGGATGCCCTCGATTTCTGACCCCGGCAAGGAATTGGTAGCGGCGGCAGTTAGAGAGGGTTTGCCAGTAATTCCGCTTCCAGGAGCTAATGCAGGGTTAACGGCTCTTATCGCTTCGGGGTTAGTTCCCCAACCGTTTTACTTTTTTGGCTTTTTAGAGCGCAAACACCAGCAACAAGTAGCGGTGCTGGAGCAATTGAAAGAGCGTAAAGAGACGATGATTTTTTATGAAGCTCCTCACCGCTTAAAAAAGACTTTAGCTACGATGGCGGAAGTTTTTGGTGATGAACGGCAGGTTGTTTTAGCACGGGAACTCACTAAACGCTATGAAGAGTTTACCCGGGGAAAGCTTGCTGAAGTAACTGCCTGGTTTGAAGATCACCAACCACGAGGAGAATTTGTTATTCTAGTAGCTGGGAATGAACACCCCACAGAGAAGAATAATAATGATATTGAATTACCTTTAACAGAGCAAGTTGACAAGGAAATTTTAAATGGGCTTTCTACTAATGCCGCAATTAAGCTGGTAGCAAAGAAAAATAATATAAAACGCCAGGAATTATATAAACAATATCATCAACTGTAGGAGAAAAGTATGGAGTTAAAGCAAGAAGCACAGATATTCGAAATGCCGCACTTATTAACATATTATGAGTGTGATGAAACAAGTCATCCAAGCTTGAGTATGATATTAAGTATGATTTCCATGGTATCTGATGAGCATAGTATGGCTTTAGGAATGGGAACCGAAGAAATACAAGCTACTGGCGGTACGTGGGTAGTTAGCGGCTATGAAGGACAGCTTTCCGCAAAACAACCTTCTTTTGGTGAAACAATTATTTTAGGAACAAAAGCTGTTTCCTACAACCGCTTTTTTGCTGTTCGTGATTTTTGGATAACGGATAAAGAACACCAGATTGAATATGCACGAATTAGGTCGATTTTTGTGTTTATGAATCTAAAGACGCGACGAATGCAATCAATTCCACCAGCTTTAATTGAACCGTTTAATGCTCCGATTGCGAAAAGAATTCCTCGTCTAAAACGACCTCACAAATTGGATGAAAATGCTTCGGTAATAAAGAAAAATTATCAAGTTCGTTATTTTGACCTTGATGCTAATCACCATGTTAATAATGCGCGTTACTTTGATTGGCTTCTTGATCCGCTTGGACGTGATTTTTTACGAGAAAGTCAAATAAAGAGATTTAATTTGCAGTATCTTCAAGAGGTACGCAATGGAGAAATTGTGGAAAGCAAAGTTAATAAGCTCCAAAAAAACAATGAAAAGGTAACCTACCATCAAATTGATGTTGGTGAGCAGCTTGATGCAATTGCTGAGATAGAATGGTATTAAAAATTAATCAATGAATAATAGTGACTGGTTTCTAGGCAGGAAATTAGTTGCTATTTTATTTTAGTCCTAAATATAGACGAAAAGATCTTAAATGGTTTAATGTAGAGACATTTAAAGGAAGATGGTATTCTATGAATAGTAGTAATTATGAGGAGTGAGTTGACGTGAAAAAATCTTTAACGGCGATTATTTACCTTGAACCCGATCAAGTTAATTTACGAATTATTGAGATACCTACTTTCAAAGTGATAAATAGCGTTCGATCGGGCCTGTTAAATATCGGAAATGCTAAAGTGGCTAATTATTCAGAAAATATGACCGCAATTGTTAACAATATTGAAGGATTTAAACAAATCATTAATGACTACCAGGCAACACCAGTTAAATTTTATGGGGATTTGGAAGACCTTGATCCAGTTACAACTAGGTATGTGGCCGATCAGTTAGAAGTTCGGACGGGGTTACAGATTGAATGGTTAAACAATAACCAACTAATGGCACAGTCAATGAGTTACCTTTTAACTTTGCTGCCAGATTTTGAGAAACTTAGTAAACACAATATGTATCTCTTGAGCATTGGTCTTAGCTCGACTACCTTGGCTTATTTTCACCATGGAAGCTTCGAACGTGCATGGGATATTGATCTTGGTAATGCAAAAATCAGTCAGTTGGTGGGCCGTCTCCGCAAAACTGCCACCAATCCAACTGAAATTATTCAAGATTACATTAGTAGTAAATTAGAGTATTTAACGCCAGAATTAACAAAGAAAAAGCATACAGTAATGATGGTGCAAAATGCCCTCTCACTCAATAAATTATTTTTGCCAAATGATCAGCAGATCGCTGAAGTGCCACTAGACAAATTTCATGATGATTATCAAAAAATTTTATCACCAGTAAAAGATGGTTTGATGAAGAATATTCAGATTGATGATCAGCAATTTGAATTACTATTACCAAATTATTTGGTAACGGCGCGAACAGTTCGCTTAATACAACCAGCTAGCCTTTATGTAACTGATATTTCAACAATGGATGGGATTTCCCATGGAATTGGGGTTGCTAATCCTAAAACAAGACGTCAAATTAATGAAATGATCAGAACAGCTGCCGACAATATTTCTTCACGATATGGTGTTGATTCAGCTCACCTGGATTTTGTAACACGCTTTTCTCTTCAGTTTTTTGACCAATTACGCCCAATTCATCGTCTTGGTCAACATGAGCGATTATTATTAGAAATTGCTAGTAGAATTGATGATATTGGTAATTTTATTAATCAAGGAGGACACTATCGTCACTCTGCTTATATTATGGAGGCTAATCCCTTGATCGGCCTTTCGGATAAAGATAATCGGATTATTGCTGAAGTGGCCAGATATCATAGTGCAGAGTCTCCAGATATTAGTCAAGCTCATTATCGCCACCTCGATGATGAGATCCAGATGCCAGTAGCAAAGTTAGCTGCTATTTTGCGATTAGTAGATGCATTAGATGATTCACGGCTGCAAAAAATTTCAAGTATTAAATTGAAGTTAGTAGGAGATAGCCGTTTGATCATTAAAGCAACCGCTAATGATGACCTTGTTCTTGAGAAGTGGTCTTTTAGTAAAAAGTCGCAACTATTTAAGGATGTATATGGAATTGAACCGGTCTTAACTGAGAGGAGCAATCATTAAGATGTATAAGGAGTTTTATAAGCCACAGAATTATGTCAATCGGGAATTGAGCTGGATTGACTTTAATGGACGAGTACTTGGAGAGGCCACTGATACTGCCAATCCTTTGTTAGAACGTGCTAACTTCTTGGGAATTACACAAAGCAATGTTGATGAATTTTTTATGGTGCGGGTTGCTTCTCTTCATAAACTTGCTGCTGCCAATGTTACTACTACTGACGCATCTGGTTTAACTCCAGAAGAACAGTTGGATGCAGTGAATGAAAAAGAACATCGAATGGTTAAGCAACGGTATGAAGTTTACAATCAGCAAATTATCCCAGACCTTGCAAAAAATAATATTCATATTCTTCGTGTCTCCAAACTTGATGAGAAGCAGTATGAATTTATTCGTCGATATTTTAATGATGAGCTAATGCCAGTTTTGACTCCCATGGCAGACGATGCTTCACGTCCGTTTCCTTTTATCTCCAATAATTCCTTGAATATTGCTGTTCAGCTGCGGCGGCAAATTCAGCCAACAAGTAAATCAGTTACAGAGGAAATTTTAGAAGGGGATCAAGAAGTTCATCGTCCACAAATTGAACCACATGATGATCGACAGGAAGCGGATATCAAATTTGCAACAGTCCGTGTTCCAGAAATTTATAAGCGGTTAGTCCGGCTGCCAGGAGAAAATAGTTTCATTTTGATTGATGAAATTATTACTGAATTCCTTAGCGCGCTTTTTCCTGGATATGAGATATTAGCTACGGCATCATATCGAGTTATGCGGGATATGGACTTAGACGTTGCTGAAGAAGATACGTCAGATTTGCTCCGGGCCGTCAAACGACAATTGCGAGAACGAGAACACGGGCAGGTGACGCGCCTAGAAGTTCCAGCTTCAATCGATGAATGGTTAAAGGATCAGTTAATTGATAATCTGCATGTAAGTGAACGGTCACTGTATGAAGTAGATGGTCCCGTCGATTTAACTTTCTTGAAAAAATTATCGGGGATGGTTGATGGACATGATGACTTGCGCTATCCGCCATATAAGCCATACCTCAACCCAGCGTTAGACATGGAACATAATATTTTTTCCTCAATTCGCCAGAAAGACTATTTAATGCAGCATCCCTATGATAATTTTCAAGCCGTGGTTAACTTTATTCATCAAGCAGCCATTGACCCAGATGTTTTAGCAATCAAGATGACACTTTACCGGGTTTCTGGCAATTCACCGATTATTAAGTACCTCGGAATGGCCGCACAACAGGGGAAGCAAGTAACAGTCTTGGTTGAAGTTAAAGCACGGTTTGATGAACAAAATAATGTTCGGTGGGCACAACGACTTGAACAAATGGGGTGCCACGTTATTTACGGTTTGGTTGGCCTTAAAACGCACTGTAAAGTTGCCTTGGTTATCCGTCGTGATGAGGATGGTCTTCGGCGTTATATGCACCTAGGAACGGGTAACTATAATGATGTAACAGCTCATTTTTATACTGATATGGGCTTGTTTACTTGTGACCATGAACTGGGTATTGATATGACGAACCTCTTTAATATGCTGTCAGGATTTGCTCGACCAGCTTATTTCAATGAATTACGAGTATCTCCTGATGGAATCCGGACATTTATTAATGCCAAAATTGATGAGCAGATTGAAAATGCCAAAAATGGTAATCCAGCGTTGATTCGGATGAAGATGAACTCCTTGTCTGACAAGCAAATCATTGCCCGTCTATACGCTGCTGCTGCTAGTGGAGTTAAGGTTGAGTTATTAATTCGGGGCATTACCTGTTTAAGGAACGATTTGCCAGAACTGCATGGGAATATCGAAGTGCATTCTATTATTGGGCGTTTCCTTGAGCACTCCCGGATCTACTACTTTAAGAGTAATGGGCATGAGGAAGTTTACCTTGCAAGTGCGGATATGATGACGAGAAATCTTAATCGGCGGGTTGAAGAATTGTATCCCGTTACCCAGCCAGACACAAAAGCTCATGCAATTCATATTTTTGATGTCATGTGGAAGGATAATGTTAAAGCTCGTCGATTAGTAGGAGACCATTATGAACGGATTGATCGTGGTGATGCCGCACCAATCAATTCACAAGAATACTTTGTCAAACAAGCAATGAAATTAAATGCGCGTGAGAAGAAGGAGAAAAAAGCCAAAAAACATTTCTCTTCTGTTTTTGAAACTTTGACTCGCCATGTTCCCAATCTTCATTTAGATGAGCGAAAGGATGAGTAATTTATGAGCAATGAGCAGTACTTGGCAATTCTTGATTTAGGTTCGAATTCAGTTCGGCTTAAAATAACAAAAATTCAAGATAACGGGAGCTTTGAAACGGTTCAATACGAAAAAAGATACGTTCGCCTTGCTTCAAATATGGGGCCAGAAAAAATGCTGAAGTCAACTCCCGTAAAGCGGACTATTGATGCCTTAAAAGAATTTCGGGCAATTTGTGATCGATATCGAAATAAGAATCTGACAATTATTGCGGTTGCAACTGCCGCCGTTCGTCAAGCGCAAAATCAACTGCAATTTCTGGAAAAGGTCCAGCAAAAAACCGGTTTTGAAATTCACGTAATTAGTGGGGAACGAGAAGCATATCTTGACTATGTTGGAGTTAACCAGACTCTTCCAATTAATAAGGGAATAATCGTTGATACTGGAGGAGCAAGTATGGAATTAATCTCGGTAAATAATGGGGAAGCAGAAGAAGCAGTTAGTATTCCGATCGGCTCCGTCAGTATTTCGCAAACTTATCACCTTGAAGATCAGATTAATCCGGCTGATTTATTTGATGCCATGGTTAAAATTGATGAAGTCCTCTCTCAACAATTGTGGTTGAATCGGATGCGGGAAACAAAGATTGTGGCACTCGGGGGATGCAACCGTGCATTGGCGAAGGTATATCGGTGGCAACAAGCACTTAATCCAGATGAAGTCAGACCGGTTCATGGATTAACAATGCGTTCAGAAGAAGCCTTTTTGATTATGCGGCAGCTATTAGAGGCGGATCGGCAGACACGGGCAGGAATCCGTGGAATTACGAAGGTGCGAGCAGATGTAATTGTCGGGGGGCTTTTACCACTCATCTCTCTTGTCCGGCAATTATCAATTAACGAGATTAGTTTTAGTAATAGCGGATTAAGAGAGGGCTTATTATTTAAGTACCTTGAGCAGCAGATTAATTTTAATCAGCTAAAATCTTCACTATAAAATTATCTGCAAAAAACTTTATTTATTTTTTACTAAATTTTACTAATTAGAAACAGTAAAACTGTGCTACAATCACTATGAAAGCTGTAGTTGGATCAAGGAGGAAACAAGATGTCAATTTTAGTTGCTGGTGGTGCCGGATATATCGGTTCCCATATGGTAAAAGATCTTATTGAAAATGGCGAAGATGTAGTAGTTGCTGATAACTTATCAACGGGTCACCGGGATGCAATTAATCCCAAGGCTAAGTTTTACGAAGGCGATATTCGTGATCGTCAATTCTTAGACAAGATTTTTGACAATGAAGATATTACTGCAGTTGTTCACTTTGCTGCTTTCTCAATTGTCCCTGAATCAATGAGTAAGCCATTGAAGTACTTTGATAACAATACTGGTGGAATGATTACTTTGCTTGAAGCGATGCATGATCATGATGTTAAGTATATTGTCTTTAGTTCAACCGCTGCTACTTATGGGGTTCCAGAACATATGCCAATTAAGGAAACGGACCCACAAAAGCCAATTAACCCATATGGCTTGAGTAAGTTAATGATGGAAGAAATGATGACTTGGGCTGATAAAGCTTATGGTATTAAATTTGTTGCCCTCCGTTACTTCAACGTTGCTGGGGCTGCTCCTGATGGCACGATCGGTGAAGATCATGGTCCAGAAACACACTTAGTTCCAATTATTCTTCAAGTTGCGCAAGGCAAGCGGGATGAATTGAGTATCTTTGGGGATGACTACAATACACCAGATGGTACCAATGTTCGTGACTATGTTCATGTTATGGATTTAGCAGATGCTCATATTCTTGCTATTAAGTACCTTCAAGAAGGTAACAAGAGTAATGCCTTTAACCTTGGTTCATCCACTGGCTTCTCTAACAAACAAATGCTAGAAGCAGCCCGTGAAGTTACGGGTCAACCTATTCCAGCTAAAATGGCACCACGCCGTCCAGGAGATCCAGATTCATTAGTTGCTGCTAGTGATAAGGCTCGTAATATTCTTGGATGGAGTCCTAAGTATGATGATGTTCACGACATTATTGCAACTGCTTGGAAGTGGCATTCAACTCATCCAAAGGGTTATGATGATCGCGACTAATAATCGGTTTTAAAATAATAAA
This region includes:
- a CDS encoding YbaB/EbfC family nucleoid-associated protein; this encodes MMRGMNMQQMMKQAKAMQKKMMAEHEELAKQEFVGKAPDDMVTATFSGDNQLIDLKIKPEAVDPDDIDMLQDLVIAAVKDGMKQVNDATQQKLGKYTQGMGL
- the recR gene encoding recombination mediator RecR; the encoded protein is MIQYPEPLAKLIESYTKLPGIGQKTATRLAFYTLSMQEDDVTNFAKSLLSAKRDLHNCSICGNITEDDPCPICCDKTRDHSQILVVEQSQDVMAMERMHEYHGLYHVLHGVISPVAGTGPEDINITSLLKRLKKDDEVKEIIIATNASSDGELTAGYLAKLIKPAGIKVTRLAHGLSVGADIDYADEMTLFKAVQGRTEM
- a CDS encoding YaaL family protein — protein: MFFKRPTKEVERERNQRLLEAVYSTKASWDHARETERAVYEANVNSELHYRSRIQEQKFLYLYKIARKFKVHGKLNDGVIDR
- the tmk gene encoding dTMP kinase → MDGKFISFEGPDGAGKTSVIQQIQRELEDQLGTEKVMYTREPGGNKISEQIRQVLFDGQNTDMDGRTEALLFAAARRQHIVSEIIPGLKAGKVILCDRFVDSSIAYQGAGRGLGEKEIWQINQFAIDGLMPALTIYLDIESEIGLKRIAEHRSNQVNRLDEEKLEFHRTVRQSYLKLYQNYPERIKLIDASQPLEKVIEDVKATIHDRFSDLF
- a CDS encoding cyclic-di-AMP receptor, whose product is MKMIIAIVQSKDSNRLRKAFNKADIQVTQLSTTGGFLREGNATFLIGIEDERVQEVLSVIKKNAESREQYVTSQMHMDVEGGSAFPVNVKIGGATVFVLPVEDFIKF
- the holB gene encoding DNA polymerase III subunit delta', translating into MVEQGQTRAEKLQPAIITRFQKILSNNELAHAYLFVGPSGSGKMSLVQWLSLRLFCLHPQDNEPDLTCAECQRILSGNHPDIVYAAPEGRQIKVDEIRHLKAEFSKSAVEGNKKIFIIKDADKMTNGAANSLLKFIEEPGAGVYIFMLTTNKSAVLPTIRSRTQVIELPPLKRDALLTVLTEHNIPPSQQQIAVGITDSVVMIEQWQEDNWFESAIKGVIQWYQDTTRNGMLGFVDVQTNLQKVATDRDKQQVVLDLITLIWRDTLIVNSGITVTNRLHFNNNLREIGEVVRKYSPQQLLAASQLTLETRHMLEQNISFQNIVEQLTIRLVQVLGIS
- a CDS encoding DNA replication initiation control protein YabA — its product is MSEEYSSDNLYEQFAQVKNQTQDLVDKMEQLQAKIIAISEENVELSIENKHLRQMIKEKQPHHSENQLSGSRQNLKELYQQGFHVCSEYYGKRLEPNESCTFCLDAIFGHEQGMTK
- the rsmI gene encoding 16S rRNA (cytidine(1402)-2'-O)-methyltransferase; protein product: MQQISSFNDHQSGSLYLVPTPIGNLDDMTFRAIKTLKEVDLIAAEDTRHTQQLLNHFDISTRQISFHEHNTEQRVPELIAKLKAGYSIAQCSDAGMPSISDPGKELVAAAVREGLPVIPLPGANAGLTALIASGLVPQPFYFFGFLERKHQQQVAVLEQLKERKETMIFYEAPHRLKKTLATMAEVFGDERQVVLARELTKRYEEFTRGKLAEVTAWFEDHQPRGEFVILVAGNEHPTEKNNNDIELPLTEQVDKEILNGLSTNAAIKLVAKKNNIKRQELYKQYHQL
- a CDS encoding thioesterase; protein product: MELKQEAQIFEMPHLLTYYECDETSHPSLSMILSMISMVSDEHSMALGMGTEEIQATGGTWVVSGYEGQLSAKQPSFGETIILGTKAVSYNRFFAVRDFWITDKEHQIEYARIRSIFVFMNLKTRRMQSIPPALIEPFNAPIAKRIPRLKRPHKLDENASVIKKNYQVRYFDLDANHHVNNARYFDWLLDPLGRDFLRESQIKRFNLQYLQEVRNGEIVESKVNKLQKNNEKVTYHQIDVGEQLDAIAEIEWY
- a CDS encoding exopolyphosphatase: MKKSLTAIIYLEPDQVNLRIIEIPTFKVINSVRSGLLNIGNAKVANYSENMTAIVNNIEGFKQIINDYQATPVKFYGDLEDLDPVTTRYVADQLEVRTGLQIEWLNNNQLMAQSMSYLLTLLPDFEKLSKHNMYLLSIGLSSTTLAYFHHGSFERAWDIDLGNAKISQLVGRLRKTATNPTEIIQDYISSKLEYLTPELTKKKHTVMMVQNALSLNKLFLPNDQQIAEVPLDKFHDDYQKILSPVKDGLMKNIQIDDQQFELLLPNYLVTARTVRLIQPASLYVTDISTMDGISHGIGVANPKTRRQINEMIRTAADNISSRYGVDSAHLDFVTRFSLQFFDQLRPIHRLGQHERLLLEIASRIDDIGNFINQGGHYRHSAYIMEANPLIGLSDKDNRIIAEVARYHSAESPDISQAHYRHLDDEIQMPVAKLAAILRLVDALDDSRLQKISSIKLKLVGDSRLIIKATANDDLVLEKWSFSKKSQLFKDVYGIEPVLTERSNH
- a CDS encoding RNA degradosome polyphosphate kinase; protein product: MYKEFYKPQNYVNRELSWIDFNGRVLGEATDTANPLLERANFLGITQSNVDEFFMVRVASLHKLAAANVTTTDASGLTPEEQLDAVNEKEHRMVKQRYEVYNQQIIPDLAKNNIHILRVSKLDEKQYEFIRRYFNDELMPVLTPMADDASRPFPFISNNSLNIAVQLRRQIQPTSKSVTEEILEGDQEVHRPQIEPHDDRQEADIKFATVRVPEIYKRLVRLPGENSFILIDEIITEFLSALFPGYEILATASYRVMRDMDLDVAEEDTSDLLRAVKRQLREREHGQVTRLEVPASIDEWLKDQLIDNLHVSERSLYEVDGPVDLTFLKKLSGMVDGHDDLRYPPYKPYLNPALDMEHNIFSSIRQKDYLMQHPYDNFQAVVNFIHQAAIDPDVLAIKMTLYRVSGNSPIIKYLGMAAQQGKQVTVLVEVKARFDEQNNVRWAQRLEQMGCHVIYGLVGLKTHCKVALVIRRDEDGLRRYMHLGTGNYNDVTAHFYTDMGLFTCDHELGIDMTNLFNMLSGFARPAYFNELRVSPDGIRTFINAKIDEQIENAKNGNPALIRMKMNSLSDKQIIARLYAAAASGVKVELLIRGITCLRNDLPELHGNIEVHSIIGRFLEHSRIYYFKSNGHEEVYLASADMMTRNLNRRVEELYPVTQPDTKAHAIHIFDVMWKDNVKARRLVGDHYERIDRGDAAPINSQEYFVKQAMKLNAREKKEKKAKKHFSSVFETLTRHVPNLHLDERKDE
- a CDS encoding Ppx/GppA family phosphatase codes for the protein MSNEQYLAILDLGSNSVRLKITKIQDNGSFETVQYEKRYVRLASNMGPEKMLKSTPVKRTIDALKEFRAICDRYRNKNLTIIAVATAAVRQAQNQLQFLEKVQQKTGFEIHVISGEREAYLDYVGVNQTLPINKGIIVDTGGASMELISVNNGEAEEAVSIPIGSVSISQTYHLEDQINPADLFDAMVKIDEVLSQQLWLNRMRETKIVALGGCNRALAKVYRWQQALNPDEVRPVHGLTMRSEEAFLIMRQLLEADRQTRAGIRGITKVRADVIVGGLLPLISLVRQLSINEISFSNSGLREGLLFKYLEQQINFNQLKSSL